A single window of Rhodospirillaceae bacterium DNA harbors:
- the rsmH gene encoding 16S rRNA (cytosine(1402)-N(4))-methyltransferase RsmH, whose protein sequence is MHADFTHHPVLLEEVVEGLNLHDGGVYVDTTFGNGGYSAAFLSRVNCKVVGIDRDPQVISRAQELSQQYPGRFEFVQGLFSQMDQLLLACNIRKVDGIALDLGVSSRQLDDPKRGFSFRLDGPLDMRMSMNGISAADIINNWSEKQLSDLFFELGEEPSARRIARAIVYSRSNNPILRTIQLAKIAQEVSNTVATKKIDPATRTFQALRIATNNELAELEMGLEAAERLLKEGGRLAVVSFHSLEDRRVKNFLRSRSAPPSNQSRYLPVTNEVASPSTFRLVRRDAVTPSLEEMNFNRRARSAKLRLAERTNVASITEE, encoded by the coding sequence ATGCACGCTGATTTCACCCACCATCCTGTTCTTTTAGAAGAAGTCGTGGAAGGTTTAAATTTACATGACGGAGGGGTGTATGTAGATACAACCTTTGGTAATGGCGGCTATAGTGCGGCTTTTCTATCCCGGGTTAACTGTAAGGTAGTGGGAATTGACCGTGATCCCCAAGTTATTAGCAGGGCACAAGAATTAAGCCAACAATATCCGGGGCGATTTGAATTTGTCCAAGGTCTGTTCAGCCAAATGGATCAATTGCTTTTGGCCTGCAACATTCGGAAAGTTGACGGAATTGCCTTAGATTTAGGGGTATCCTCACGGCAATTGGACGATCCGAAGCGTGGATTTTCCTTCCGCTTGGACGGACCCTTGGATATGCGCATGAGCATGAATGGGATATCGGCCGCAGACATCATCAATAACTGGAGCGAAAAGCAATTGTCTGACCTGTTTTTTGAATTAGGTGAGGAGCCCAGCGCACGACGTATTGCCCGCGCAATTGTTTATTCCCGTAGCAATAACCCTATCTTGCGGACGATCCAATTAGCAAAAATCGCTCAAGAGGTTAGCAACACGGTTGCCACCAAAAAAATTGATCCCGCAACCCGCACTTTTCAAGCCTTACGGATTGCTACCAATAATGAATTGGCCGAATTAGAAATGGGCCTAGAGGCTGCAGAACGTTTGCTCAAAGAAGGAGGCAGGCTAGCGGTTGTGTCGTTCCATTCCTTAGAAGATCGCCGGGTGAAAAATTTTTTGCGTTCCCGCAGCGCGCCTCCAAGCAACCAATCAAGATATTTACCAGTGACTAATGAAGTAGCATCCCCATCAACTTTTCGCCTGGTTAGGCGGGATGCTGTCACCCCTTCCCTTGAGGAAATGAATTTCAACAGACGGGCCCGTTCGGCAAAATTACGCCTTGCTGAACGAACCAACGTAGCATCAATAACGGAGGAATAA
- a CDS encoding cell division protein FtsW: MDHVSGSKIFNRTDRSVLNIWWWTVDRWTMVAIFTLLLIGGFMSLSISGATGGRIGLDTFYLARHHLIMIPAAVIILLFFSLMTLRQLFWLSCIILIGMIFLAGLTPLIGSEIKGARRWIRLAGFSLQPSEFIKPAFALVAAWLLSRQPSRLKNWKDFLSSWGGSFLLYGLIIALLIRQPDLGMAFVVSLTWFSQLFFAGLHRFWILIVLVGGVVGLLAAYTFLPHVAARVDRFLNPESGDNFQINQSLAAFAHGGLYGKGPGEGTVKKNIPDAHSDFVFAVIGEELGLIICVFVVGIYCFIFLRGMSRLLRESSLFILLATSGILLSFTLQAMINIASAINLIPTKGMTLPFISYGGSSMLAVSMAMGMFLSLTRQRPGQIEGLP, encoded by the coding sequence ATGGATCACGTATCAGGCAGCAAAATCTTTAACCGTACGGACCGCAGTGTTTTAAACATTTGGTGGTGGACGGTTGACCGCTGGACCATGGTGGCCATTTTCACGCTTTTATTGATCGGCGGTTTTATGAGTTTGTCGATTAGTGGCGCAACCGGTGGACGGATTGGTTTGGATACTTTTTATCTCGCCAGGCACCATTTAATAATGATCCCAGCAGCAGTGATCATTTTATTGTTTTTTTCATTGATGACGCTGCGGCAGTTATTTTGGTTATCCTGCATTATTTTAATCGGCATGATCTTTTTAGCAGGGCTGACCCCCTTGATTGGCAGCGAAATTAAAGGGGCTAGACGCTGGATCAGGCTTGCAGGTTTTTCCTTGCAACCGTCCGAATTTATCAAACCTGCTTTTGCCCTGGTGGCCGCCTGGTTATTGTCACGCCAACCATCCCGGCTAAAAAATTGGAAAGATTTTTTATCTTCTTGGGGTGGCTCCTTTTTATTATATGGATTGATTATTGCCCTACTGATCCGGCAACCAGATTTAGGGATGGCTTTCGTTGTTTCCCTAACATGGTTTTCCCAACTGTTCTTTGCAGGATTACATCGGTTCTGGATTCTTATTGTTTTGGTTGGGGGGGTTGTTGGATTACTGGCAGCTTACACTTTCTTGCCCCATGTCGCCGCACGGGTTGACCGTTTCCTTAATCCTGAAAGTGGCGATAATTTTCAGATCAATCAATCGCTTGCGGCTTTTGCCCATGGTGGTTTATATGGCAAGGGGCCGGGGGAAGGAACAGTTAAGAAAAATATTCCAGATGCCCATAGTGATTTCGTTTTTGCTGTCATCGGTGAGGAATTAGGGTTGATTATTTGCGTTTTCGTGGTGGGGATTTATTGTTTTATTTTCCTGCGCGGCATGTCCCGCTTGTTGCGTGAATCCTCACTTTTTATTCTGTTAGCCACCTCCGGCATCCTTCTGTCTTTCACCCTACAAGCCATGATTAATATTGCCTCTGCCATCAATTTGATCCCAACTAAGGGCATGACCTTACCTTTTATCAGTTATGGTGGTTCATCCATGCTAGCTGTATCAATGGCAATGGGCATGTTTTTATCCCTCACCCGCCAACGCCCAGGACAAATTGAAGGATTGCCATGA
- a CDS encoding penicillin-binding protein 2: MERSWKFSKLADPRYQPYHPSESQNLTQSNLDRAQNRLVIAGSFLILGLMAIFLRLIDVSLWNSSTSPRTTQSFINTNLAIVKRADIVDRNGVILATSLPTYSLYANPREMLDRAEAAAKLVKVFPDLNYDQLLNRFVSDRSFVWVKRNLSPAQSQVIWRLGIPGLQFVQEERRGYPLGSLVAHVVGFTDVDNKGLSGIERSFDSQLTETGEPLRLSIDIRIQHIVKQELSTAIKDFSAIGGMGLVLDVRTGEVLAMVSLPDFDPNNPSAASPEELFNRNTLGVYEMGSTFKIFNTALALDSGLVKITDQFDPRIPIKVGGFVIHDYERVNRMLTVPEIMMLSSNIASARMAMVIGSKKQQEFFEKIGLLDSVSLELPELAHPLYPKVWRDISAMTIAYGHGIAVTPLHLAVGVSAIVNDGKFHPATLVARSPHDVVANREVIKIQTSQQLRQIMRLVVESGTGKKADLGGYFVGGKTGTAEKQIAGAYKKDSRLASFISIFPVYEPRYLLLVMVDEPKPNATSHGFATGGWVAAPVSGRIIKRLAPLLDVLPVSDMPAVFVQNNIFIKTSLAGE; encoded by the coding sequence ATGGAACGTTCATGGAAGTTCAGCAAACTAGCTGACCCAAGGTATCAACCGTATCATCCTTCCGAAAGCCAGAATCTAACACAATCTAATTTGGACAGGGCACAAAATCGGCTGGTTATCGCTGGTTCATTTTTAATTTTGGGGTTAATGGCAATTTTTCTGCGGTTAATTGATGTCAGCTTATGGAACAGCTCAACCTCTCCCAGAACGACCCAATCTTTCATAAATACCAATTTGGCCATTGTCAAAAGAGCTGATATTGTTGATCGCAATGGGGTGATCTTGGCAACCAGTTTGCCGACTTACTCCCTGTATGCCAACCCTCGAGAAATGTTAGACAGGGCGGAAGCTGCCGCTAAATTGGTAAAAGTTTTTCCTGATCTCAATTATGATCAATTACTCAATCGTTTTGTCAGTGACCGTAGTTTTGTATGGGTTAAACGGAATTTGTCCCCTGCCCAAAGTCAAGTCATCTGGAGATTGGGAATTCCTGGACTGCAATTTGTTCAAGAGGAACGACGGGGATATCCTTTAGGATCTTTAGTTGCCCATGTGGTTGGTTTTACCGACGTTGACAATAAAGGTTTAAGTGGCATTGAGCGGTCTTTCGATAGCCAGCTAACGGAAACCGGTGAGCCTTTAAGGTTATCAATTGATATCCGCATTCAACATATTGTAAAGCAAGAATTATCAACTGCCATTAAAGATTTTTCGGCTATTGGCGGAATGGGACTAGTTTTAGATGTTCGCACCGGTGAAGTATTGGCCATGGTTTCTTTACCGGATTTTGACCCAAATAACCCAAGTGCCGCTTCTCCAGAAGAATTATTCAACCGTAACACTTTGGGCGTTTATGAAATGGGTTCCACGTTCAAAATTTTTAATACCGCCTTGGCGTTAGATAGTGGGTTGGTCAAAATCACCGACCAATTTGACCCCCGAATTCCTATTAAAGTTGGTGGCTTTGTTATTCATGATTATGAGCGGGTTAACCGTATGTTAACAGTGCCTGAAATCATGATGCTTTCCTCTAACATTGCATCAGCTCGGATGGCCATGGTTATCGGCAGCAAAAAGCAGCAGGAATTTTTTGAAAAAATTGGCCTATTAGATTCGGTATCTTTGGAATTACCTGAACTTGCTCACCCCCTTTACCCAAAGGTTTGGCGGGACATTAGCGCCATGACCATTGCTTACGGCCATGGTATTGCGGTAACTCCCTTGCACTTGGCCGTCGGCGTCAGTGCTATTGTGAATGATGGTAAGTTTCATCCGGCAACCCTTGTGGCCCGTTCCCCTCACGATGTTGTTGCCAATAGGGAAGTCATTAAAATACAAACCTCTCAACAGCTTAGGCAAATCATGCGGTTAGTGGTAGAATCAGGAACTGGCAAAAAAGCAGATTTAGGGGGATATTTTGTGGGGGGCAAAACAGGGACTGCCGAAAAACAAATCGCTGGCGCTTACAAAAAAGATTCCCGTTTAGCCTCTTTTATTAGTATTTTTCCTGTTTATGAACCGCGATATTTACTTTTAGTGATGGTTGATGAACCCAAACCCAACGCAACATCACATGGATTTGCAACGGGTGGTTGGGTCGCTGCACCGGTTTCGGGCAGGATTATTAAGCGCTTAGCACCCCTGCTTGATGTTTTGCCGGTTAGTGATATGCCAGCTGTTTTCGTTCAAAACAATATATTTATTAAAACTAGTTTGGCAGGAGAATGA
- a CDS encoding UDP-N-acetylmuramoyl-L-alanine--D-glutamate ligase codes for MIGVTCFTNQTIGVLGLARSGLSTVRALLQGSAKVWAWDDSLAKRQQLDSFSLTPVDLLLVDPKQMAALVISPGIPTGLPIIHPVAAAMKKANIPIFCDIELLLRMQPTTKRIGITGTNGKSTTTHLIGHILKNAGISAEVGGNIGTPVLDLKPMNDKGVYVLELSSFQLELMQTFSFDVAVLLNITPDHLDRHGTMNDYVRIKQHIFLRQQASQTAIIGVDDAYGRDQIYPSLKKQGQQQVIPISGVEAIKGGVYVKNGCLIDDISGSTHPIFDMAQAPALPGSHNAQNAAAAYAACRAVGLDKKQIVHGFKNYPGLAHRQELISTIRNIRFINDSKATNADAAGKALACYQHIYWIIGGKAKEGGLQGLESLLNRVRQAFIIGEAQDNFANYLKQHHIPYSQCGTLEVAIHQAADMAWQEQKKDGVVLLSPACASFDQFRDFEHRGDTFKQIVRKLSQKE; via the coding sequence ATGATCGGGGTCACCTGTTTTACCAATCAAACTATCGGCGTTTTAGGCCTCGCAAGATCAGGGCTTAGCACCGTGCGCGCCCTGCTGCAGGGTAGCGCAAAAGTTTGGGCATGGGATGATTCCCTTGCAAAACGCCAGCAGCTTGACTCATTTTCCTTAACACCCGTAGATTTGTTATTGGTTGATCCCAAACAAATGGCAGCTTTGGTTATCAGTCCTGGTATCCCAACCGGCTTACCGATCATTCACCCGGTTGCGGCCGCTATGAAAAAAGCTAATATCCCCATCTTTTGTGATATCGAACTGTTGCTGCGGATGCAACCAACAACTAAACGTATCGGCATTACGGGTACAAACGGCAAGTCAACCACCACGCATTTGATCGGGCATATTTTAAAAAATGCTGGAATATCTGCAGAAGTTGGTGGAAATATTGGCACCCCCGTTCTTGACCTGAAACCTATGAATGACAAAGGCGTTTATGTTTTAGAATTGTCGTCGTTCCAACTAGAATTAATGCAAACCTTCTCTTTTGATGTGGCAGTATTGTTAAATATTACCCCCGATCACTTAGACCGCCACGGCACAATGAACGATTACGTCAGAATTAAACAACATATTTTCTTGCGGCAACAGGCTTCGCAAACAGCAATCATTGGGGTGGATGACGCTTACGGGCGCGATCAAATTTATCCCTCATTGAAAAAACAAGGTCAACAGCAAGTAATCCCTATTTCAGGCGTCGAGGCAATCAAGGGGGGAGTATATGTTAAAAATGGCTGCCTTATTGACGATATTTCAGGAAGCACCCATCCTATTTTCGATATGGCGCAGGCCCCGGCTTTACCCGGATCACACAATGCCCAGAATGCAGCCGCAGCCTATGCTGCCTGCCGGGCGGTTGGCTTGGATAAAAAACAAATTGTTCATGGTTTTAAAAACTATCCGGGTTTGGCCCACCGTCAAGAATTAATCAGCACTATCCGCAATATCCGCTTTATCAATGATAGCAAAGCTACCAATGCGGATGCTGCGGGCAAGGCTTTGGCTTGCTATCAACATATTTATTGGATTATCGGGGGCAAGGCGAAAGAAGGCGGTTTACAAGGACTGGAATCTTTATTAAACCGGGTACGACAAGCGTTTATAATTGGCGAAGCTCAAGATAATTTTGCCAACTATTTGAAGCAACATCACATTCCCTACAGCCAGTGCGGCACCCTTGAGGTTGCTATCCACCAAGCTGCCGATATGGCCTGGCAAGAGCAAAAAAAAGATGGGGTAGTTTTGCTTTCCCCTGCTTGCGCGTCTTTTGACCAATTTCGTGATTTTGAACATCGCGGCGACACTTTTAAACAAATTGTTCGTAAATTATCCCAGAAGGAATGA
- a CDS encoding phospho-N-acetylmuramoyl-pentapeptide-transferase: protein MLYNLLSPLAQDSIVFNVFRYITFRSFGAILTALCISFILGPRIIRWLKSKQKEGQPIRTDGPASHLLTKKGTPTMGGVLILLSLIVSTLLWADLTNGFVWVVLFVALAFGGIGFVDDFLKLTKRNSKGLRSRYKFLGQLIVAAIASLAIWWLSPENIGGQFALPFFRDFAFNLGLFIIPMSVFVMVGASNAVNLTDGLDGLAIVPTMLAAGCFALIAYLVGRVDFSTYLQIPYVPGSGELAIIGGALVGASLGFLWFNAPPAMVFMGDTGSLSMGGVLGTISVITKHEIVLAIVGGLFVIETVSVIMQVLSFKLTGKRIFRMAPLHHHFEKKGWAEATIVIRFWIIASILALIGLSTLKLR, encoded by the coding sequence ATGCTGTATAATTTGTTAAGTCCTTTGGCGCAAGACTCCATTGTTTTTAACGTTTTCCGTTATATTACTTTTCGTAGCTTTGGAGCCATTCTCACGGCCTTATGTATTAGCTTTATTTTAGGCCCCCGCATTATCCGCTGGTTGAAATCTAAACAAAAAGAAGGCCAACCCATTCGAACAGATGGACCTGCCAGCCATTTATTGACGAAAAAAGGTACGCCTACCATGGGGGGAGTATTGATTTTACTATCTCTGATCGTTAGTACCCTCTTATGGGCTGATCTCACCAATGGTTTTGTGTGGGTGGTTTTATTTGTAGCCCTGGCCTTTGGCGGGATTGGTTTTGTTGATGATTTCCTTAAACTGACCAAACGCAACAGCAAAGGCTTACGCAGCCGTTATAAATTTTTAGGCCAATTAATAGTTGCAGCCATTGCCTCACTTGCTATCTGGTGGCTTTCCCCTGAAAATATTGGCGGGCAATTTGCGTTGCCTTTTTTTAGGGATTTTGCTTTTAATTTAGGGCTTTTTATTATACCGATGTCCGTTTTTGTGATGGTCGGCGCCTCCAATGCCGTTAATTTAACAGATGGTCTGGACGGGTTGGCCATTGTCCCCACCATGCTAGCGGCTGGGTGTTTTGCCTTGATCGCTTATTTGGTCGGTCGAGTCGATTTTTCCACCTATTTACAAATACCTTATGTCCCTGGTAGCGGGGAACTAGCAATCATTGGGGGGGCTTTGGTAGGTGCCAGTTTAGGTTTTTTATGGTTTAATGCTCCGCCTGCCATGGTTTTTATGGGCGATACCGGCTCGTTATCGATGGGTGGTGTCTTGGGGACAATTAGCGTCATCACCAAACATGAAATTGTATTAGCCATCGTTGGCGGTCTTTTCGTGATCGAAACCGTATCAGTGATTATGCAAGTGCTATCCTTTAAATTAACCGGGAAAAGAATCTTTCGAATGGCACCCCTGCACCACCATTTCGAAAAGAAGGGATGGGCAGAGGCGACCATTGTCATCCGTTTTTGGATTATCGCCTCCATTTTGGCCTTGATCGGTTTATCAACCCTTAAATTGAGGTAA
- a CDS encoding UDP-N-acetylmuramoyl-L-alanyl-D-glutamate--2,6-diaminopimelate ligase produces the protein MRLDSLLASVLPYRDNQWPDIEVLGITADSRHVKSGYLFVALDGTQHNGIQYVQEAQRRGAIAVITNMSAALQIPVIVVEQPRLLLSQLAAKFYSPQPSLIVAVTGTNGKTSTVDFTRQIWTALGLRAASIGTLGIISPSYQKTGSHTTPPAEELHCHLMRLAQEKIQAVALEASSHGLDQLRLDHIELAAGGFTNLTIDHLDYHQSMENYRQAKFRLFTHLLPPGSLAVINADVPEYLALQEICTQRHLKLVDYGRKARYLKITDIRQTNNGQLVTLDIQGQDKQKFLTSIAGEFQIYNILCAVGMVLAKYPHLHKILECISTLKPVHGRLESVGTNQYNAPVFVDYAHTPDALKRVLETLRPLTKRRLVVLFGCGGDRDRTKRPIMGKIAHELADSVIVTDDNPRTENAVEIRRQIITACPQALEIPDRAQAIQQAIQHLQAGDVLLIAGKGHETGQIVGKEILPFDDCEVARHYLNPQAP, from the coding sequence ATGCGGCTCGATTCCCTTCTTGCATCCGTTCTTCCCTACCGTGATAATCAATGGCCTGATATAGAAGTTTTAGGCATCACTGCTGACTCCCGTCATGTAAAATCAGGGTATTTATTTGTGGCGTTGGATGGCACTCAACACAATGGCATCCAATATGTCCAAGAAGCCCAACGGCGAGGAGCCATTGCAGTCATCACCAATATGTCTGCCGCCCTACAGATACCGGTTATTGTTGTTGAACAACCTCGCCTGTTATTATCGCAATTGGCTGCAAAATTCTATTCACCCCAACCCTCCTTAATTGTTGCGGTAACAGGAACAAACGGCAAAACCTCGACGGTTGATTTTACAAGGCAAATATGGACAGCACTTGGCTTGCGGGCAGCAAGCATCGGCACCTTAGGGATTATAAGCCCCTCATACCAAAAAACCGGATCCCATACTACCCCGCCTGCCGAAGAGCTTCATTGCCATCTCATGAGACTGGCCCAGGAAAAAATTCAAGCAGTTGCCTTGGAAGCCTCAAGCCACGGTCTTGATCAACTTCGCCTCGATCACATTGAACTGGCGGCGGGTGGGTTTACCAACTTGACCATTGACCATTTGGATTACCACCAATCCATGGAGAATTACCGGCAAGCGAAATTTCGCCTATTTACCCATTTATTACCGCCCGGCAGCCTGGCGGTCATCAATGCTGATGTCCCGGAATACCTAGCCCTTCAGGAAATTTGCACCCAACGCCATCTAAAACTAGTTGATTATGGTCGTAAAGCTAGGTACTTGAAAATCACCGATATCCGCCAAACAAATAATGGTCAACTGGTTACCCTTGATATCCAAGGCCAGGATAAGCAAAAGTTTTTGACATCTATCGCAGGTGAATTTCAAATCTACAATATCTTATGTGCGGTTGGCATGGTCTTGGCAAAATATCCCCATCTTCATAAAATCTTGGAATGTATATCAACCCTAAAACCAGTTCATGGGCGACTCGAATCTGTAGGTACAAATCAATATAATGCCCCGGTCTTTGTTGATTATGCCCATACGCCTGACGCCCTGAAGCGTGTCCTAGAAACATTGCGGCCGCTCACTAAAAGAAGACTTGTGGTCTTATTTGGCTGCGGTGGGGATCGTGACAGGACAAAACGGCCGATTATGGGCAAAATTGCCCATGAGCTAGCAGACAGCGTGATCGTCACCGATGACAATCCCCGCACAGAAAACGCCGTTGAGATTCGCAGGCAAATTATCACTGCTTGCCCGCAAGCCCTTGAAATTCCAGATCGGGCGCAAGCTATCCAACAGGCCATTCAGCATCTGCAAGCTGGCGATGTCTTATTGATTGCTGGCAAGGGCCATGAAACAGGTCAAATTGTTGGAAAAGAAATCCTGCCTTTTGACGATTGTGAAGTGGCTAGACACTATTTAAACCCGCAAGCCCCATAA
- a CDS encoding N-acetylmuramoyl-L-alanine amidase, producing MVVIHYTGMITGKSALQRLCDPSSKVSAHYLIEENGDIYQLVAEEKRAWHAGVSYWMGQSNLNDCSIGIELVNPGHEHGYRPFPLAQMQSLVLVIRHLQQHYPIPARRIVGHSDIAPTRKIDPGELFDWQWLAKQGIGVWPQPQVFSLSPKANAFYPSLVGEGLQRVGYEIKSASAEDLSVVVMAFQRHFRPRQVDGKIDLETMEILNGLLMSLGEKSLPEIQMELKGYR from the coding sequence ATGGTGGTTATCCATTATACGGGTATGATCACGGGTAAATCCGCGCTTCAGCGTTTATGTGATCCGTCTTCAAAAGTGAGTGCCCATTATTTGATTGAAGAAAATGGCGATATATACCAATTGGTGGCGGAGGAGAAAAGGGCTTGGCATGCTGGTGTCAGTTATTGGATGGGACAATCGAATTTGAATGATTGTTCAATCGGCATTGAATTGGTCAATCCCGGCCATGAACATGGCTATCGGCCATTTCCATTAGCACAGATGCAATCCTTAGTACTAGTCATTCGCCATCTGCAGCAACATTATCCCATTCCGGCCCGGCGGATAGTGGGGCATTCTGATATTGCCCCAACCCGGAAAATTGACCCAGGTGAGTTATTTGATTGGCAATGGCTGGCGAAGCAGGGGATTGGCGTATGGCCACAACCGCAAGTATTTTCCCTGTCACCGAAAGCAAATGCTTTCTATCCTTCCTTAGTGGGTGAGGGGTTGCAGCGGGTGGGGTATGAAATAAAATCAGCAAGTGCTGAAGATTTATCCGTGGTGGTCATGGCCTTTCAAAGGCATTTCCGCCCCCGCCAGGTTGATGGGAAAATTGACTTGGAAACCATGGAAATACTGAATGGGTTGTTAATGAGCCTTGGGGAGAAATCTTTGCCCGAGATTCAAATGGAATTAAAGGGTTATAGGTGA
- the murG gene encoding undecaprenyldiphospho-muramoylpentapeptide beta-N-acetylglucosaminyltransferase — MKKPQKNLIIMAAGGTGGHLFPAKVLAAELKNRHYQVAFISDKRAIPFRQPEDKEDWHFIDSAGVVGIGIFKKISNLWKVFKGLRQAKKLLRFLQPAVVVGFGGYASFPTMRAAQSLGIPTVLHEQNAVFGRANRHLLAGANIICLGLPQITNLPADYMSKMHVSGNPVRTEIIQAARHPYIKPQPAQAFHLLILGGSQGAQSFSRFIPPAIALLPLRLRQSLIITQQCRSEDLENVQNFYETIGIKANLGKFFQDVPSRLATCQLLISRAGASTIAELCLVGRPALLIPLPSAADNHQEANAQILVDNKAGWMMTESMIKASPEALAKKLQELMENPDELSSRAERARTLANDQAVHYLANAVLSLISNQPHEE, encoded by the coding sequence ATGAAAAAACCACAGAAAAATTTAATTATTATGGCGGCTGGCGGCACCGGCGGCCATTTATTCCCAGCAAAAGTTTTGGCCGCGGAGCTTAAGAACCGTCACTATCAGGTGGCTTTTATCTCGGACAAACGGGCTATCCCATTCCGGCAACCTGAAGATAAGGAAGACTGGCATTTTATTGATTCGGCCGGTGTTGTGGGCATCGGTATTTTTAAAAAAATAAGCAATTTATGGAAAGTTTTTAAGGGCTTGCGGCAAGCTAAAAAATTGCTGCGGTTTCTGCAACCAGCTGTGGTGGTAGGGTTCGGGGGATATGCTTCTTTCCCCACCATGCGAGCTGCCCAAAGTTTAGGAATCCCGACCGTCCTTCATGAACAAAATGCTGTCTTCGGTCGAGCCAACCGGCATTTGCTGGCCGGTGCCAATATCATTTGTTTAGGATTGCCTCAAATTACTAATTTACCTGCCGATTACATGTCCAAAATGCATGTGAGTGGTAATCCTGTCCGCACCGAAATTATTCAGGCGGCCCGTCATCCCTATATCAAGCCGCAACCAGCCCAAGCTTTTCATTTACTCATCCTGGGAGGAAGCCAGGGGGCGCAAAGTTTCTCGCGCTTTATTCCACCGGCAATCGCCCTTTTACCTTTGCGGTTGCGGCAATCATTGATCATCACTCAACAATGCCGCAGCGAAGACCTGGAAAATGTCCAAAATTTCTATGAAACCATTGGCATCAAGGCAAATCTTGGAAAATTCTTCCAAGATGTCCCTTCGCGGTTGGCAACATGTCAATTACTCATCAGCCGAGCAGGCGCCTCAACCATTGCGGAATTGTGTCTGGTTGGCCGCCCTGCCCTCCTTATCCCTTTACCATCGGCGGCAGATAACCACCAGGAAGCCAATGCTCAAATACTCGTGGATAATAAAGCAGGTTGGATGATGACAGAGTCAATGATTAAAGCTAGCCCCGAAGCACTGGCTAAAAAATTACAAGAATTAATGGAAAACCCGGACGAATTATCTTCAAGGGCTGAACGTGCCCGAACCTTGGCAAATGATCAAGCCGTTCATTATCTGGCCAATGCCGTTCTATCCCTGATTAGCAATCAACCCCATGAAGAATAA
- a CDS encoding division/cell wall cluster transcriptional repressor MraZ translates to MALFLDTFINKIDKKGRISIPAPYRSALAMMSFQGIVALPSFKHQAIICAGIDWMEKLSQQVGRVDLFSDAHDDLTATLFADSKQLAFDSEGRVILPESLLSHANIEENAAFVGRGQVFEIWQPAALESYKTEARRRALEKGRTLTPNPGHE, encoded by the coding sequence ATGGCACTCTTTCTCGATACATTCATCAACAAAATCGATAAAAAAGGCCGCATTTCTATTCCTGCGCCTTATCGTAGTGCCTTGGCCATGATGAGCTTTCAGGGAATTGTCGCGTTACCATCCTTTAAACATCAGGCAATTATTTGTGCAGGTATTGACTGGATGGAAAAACTCAGCCAGCAAGTTGGGCGGGTGGATTTGTTTTCTGATGCTCATGACGATTTAACCGCCACCCTTTTTGCTGATTCTAAACAATTGGCTTTCGATAGTGAAGGACGGGTAATTTTGCCCGAATCTTTATTATCCCATGCCAATATTGAAGAGAATGCCGCTTTTGTGGGTCGTGGCCAAGTTTTTGAAATATGGCAACCAGCAGCGCTTGAAAGCTATAAGACAGAAGCTCGCCGCCGGGCACTCGAAAAGGGTCGCACCTTAACCCCCAATCCGGGTCATGAATAA